A section of the Maniola hyperantus chromosome 23, iAphHyp1.2, whole genome shotgun sequence genome encodes:
- the LOC138403957 gene encoding dentin sialophosphoprotein-like, which translates to MSSDQTQAKSTSKNTNSTCKDENIKVFEFCELVRDPEDDTVSIIKETFTEEVLTSPEGSLFGKPTHNRYKYCREVIQPFCKANSTACPKYPIHRDIPFKKSLSNTSEDSKKEDNNSSGIIMSSDGKKATFENPSTTPSNSNIKKDGKRPCPPTLPIKKECQKEATNCEPYSKCPQYKDEAKLKEYLSSCLNTTVTMAKKASATCLEKCEKTIGMRPPKCGEGNPTYYVLEKPKSKENVVDKSNYEGILDSEVVQNFKSGVKGIVDTVINKTKETVNTFTGGSCKQLESDKPRDIENKILTKVASTLPNKLKSQEDNEGNSQSSSLTDIKSSRTDTFNSQESEASNKSSFSKITSILYNPFKSKEDNAETSQNSSLSKMKSYSNIFKSQDNETTKKSSLSQITNMLSRPFKSQEDNADANKISLTKITSIFTNKDDSDSENKSLTRIKSVISSTLTNTQDYATSVKDSVNMSKMVEPAVAAIERVVSAVSTTASATISTVKDVKESFSITNIINSRFDKSSPEDNPNIVRKIPPDNVSHEHEHSHDSDNNNQSVFTMLKSKLFSMFADNAEDDDDESDDDDEITAETIFKNHCDQ; encoded by the coding sequence ATGTCTTCTGATCAAACACAGGCGAAATCGACATCTAAAAACACAAATTCAACTTGTAAAGATGAAAATATTAAAGTATTTGAGTTCTGTGAACTAGTTAGGGATCCTGAAGACGACACTGTAAGTATTATCAAAGAAACATTCACTGAAGAAGTTCTCACAAGCCCAGAAGGCTCATTATTTGGAAAACCCACACATAATAGGTACAAATATTGCAGAGAAGTCATACAACCATTTTGCAAAGCTAACTCAACAGCTTGTCCAAAGTATCCTATACATAGAGACATtccatttaaaaaatcattatcAAACACTTCAGAGGATTCCAAAAAAGAAGATAACAACTCCAGTGGTATTATAATGAGTTCTGATGGAAAGAAAGCTACTTTTGAGAACCCCTCTACAACTCCCTCAAATTCGAACATCAAAAAGGATGGAAAGAGACCATGTCCACCAACTCTCCCAATCAAAAAGGAATGTCAGAAAGAAGCAACCAATTGCGAACCTTATTCCAAATGCCCACAATATAAAGACGAAGCCAAATTAAAGGAGTATCTGTCATCATGTCTTAATACAACTGTGACAATGGCGAAGAAAGCTAGTGCAACCTGTTTAGAAAAATGCGAAAAAACCATTGGTATGAGACCACCGAAATGTGGCGAAGGAAACCCAACTTATTATGTATTGGAAAAACCTAAAAGTAAAGAAAATGTAGTTGATAAAAGTAATTATGAAGGCATACTTGATTCCGAAgttgtgcaaaatttcaaatctgGAGTCAAAGGTATAGTGGATAcagttattaataaaacaaaagaaaCTGTTAACACATTTACAGGCGGTAGTTGCAAACAGTTAGAGTCAGATAAACCAAGAGATatcgaaaataaaattttaacgaAAGTGGCGAGTACATTACCTAACAAATTGAAAAGTCAAGAAGACAATGAAGGCAATAGCCAAAGCAGTAGTTTAACAGATATTAAAAGTTCTCGAACGGACACATTCAATAGCCAAGAAAGCGAAGCTAGCAACAAATCAAGTTTTAGCAAGATAACAAGTATATTATATAACCCTTTTAAAAGTAAAGAAGACAATGCAGAAACTAGCCAAAACAGTAGTTTATCAAAGATGAAAAGTTACAGCAACATATTTAAAAGCCAAGACAACGAAACTACTAAAAAATCAAGTTTAAGCCAGATAACAAATATGTTATCCAGACCTTTTAAAAGTCAAGAGGACAATGCAGACGCTAACAAAATTAGTTTGACAAAGATAACAAGTATTTTTACAAACAAAGACGATTCAGATAGTGAAAACAAGAGTTTAACTAGAATTAAAAGTGTTATAAGTAGTACTTTAACAAATACTCAAGACTACGCTACTAGCGTAAAAGATAGTGTCAATATGAGCAAAATGGTAGAGCCAGCAGTTGCAGCCATCGAAAGAGTAGTTTCAGCTGTATCAACCACTGCATCAGCAACTATATCAACAGTGAAAGATGTAAAGGAAAGTTTTAgtataacaaatattataaactcaAGGTTTGACAAGAGCTCTCCCGAAGATAATCcaaatatagtccgtaaaatACCACCGGATAATGTAAGCCATGAACACGAACATAGTCATGATTCAGATAATAATAACCAGAGTGTGTTCACGATGTTGAAAAGTAAACTGTTCTCCATGTTCGCTGACAACGCAGAAGATGATGACGACGAAagtgatgatgacgatgaaatcACCGCAgagacaatttttaaaaatcattgtGATCAGTGA
- the LOC117993317 gene encoding uncharacterized protein: MKTKKCTVEPPPPPPPPDPCKEQRIRQKIKAGVKICPVKPVIVEPPPAPPSCHRLPACLCIEKIKNLPAKVVTNQPVVCTVEREQTGQARCDKIRDLKAAHPDLPWPGCEPPPPLPPPPEPNLCELQQKRAKLEECKERMKRYRL, translated from the exons ATGAAGACTAAGAAATGCACCGTCGAGCCTCCTCCACCACCACCGCCACCAGACCCTTGTAAGGAACAGAGGATCCGGCAAAAGATCAAAGCTGGTGTAAAG ATATGCCCCGTGAAACCTGTGATAGTTGAGCCGCCCCCAGCGCCGCCATCCTGCCATcgcctgcctgcctgcctgtgCATCGAGAAGATAAAGAATCTGCCAGCTAAAGTTGTAACAAACCAGCCCGTGGTCTGCACCGTTGAGAGAGAACAGACTGGGCAGGCTAG GTGTGACAAAATACGAGACCTTAAAGCGGCGCACCCCGACCTCCCCTGGCCGGGCTGTGAGCCTCCACCGCCTCTCCCACCTCCCCCCGAACCCAACCTTTGCGAGCTGCAGCAGAAGAGAGCTAAACTAGAAGAGTGTAAAGAAAGAATGAAAAG GTATAGATTATGA